The Dioscorea cayenensis subsp. rotundata cultivar TDr96_F1 chromosome 19, TDr96_F1_v2_PseudoChromosome.rev07_lg8_w22 25.fasta, whole genome shotgun sequence genome includes a window with the following:
- the LOC120284017 gene encoding thiosulfate sulfurtransferase 18-like: MDFSYLFYLIVLIFFLQISSSSPVTVATVPVNNLQQPKLLISLETGDGVVSINVEEAKELLSSGHLYLDVRTIEEFDKGHVDNAINVPYMFSTPEGRVKNSGFVEQVSFEFKKEDHIVVGCQSGVRSLYAAEGICGGSDSSMRTYIYSLHLLQGYKNVKNMGGGYLAWVQNGITVTKPKDELK; this comes from the exons ATGGATTTCTCatacttgttttatttgattgttctcattttctttcttcaaataTCAAGTAGCTCACCAGTCACAGTTGCCACCGTCCCTGTTAATAATCTTCAACAACCCAAACTTCTCATCAG CTTGGAGACCGGGGATGGCGTTGTGAGTATTAATGTGGAGGAAGCCAAAGAATTGTTGAGCTCCGGCCATCTTTATCTTGATGTTAG GACAATTGAGGAATTTGACAAAGGACATGTAGATAATGCCATCAATGTTCCCTACATGTTTTCCACTCCAGAAG GGAGGGTTAAAAACAGTGGGTTTGTGGAACAGGTCTCCTTTGAATTCAAAAAGGAAGATCATATTGTTGTG GGATGTCAAAGTGGGGTTCGATCGCTCTATGCAGCTGAGGGA ATCTGTGGTGGTAGTGATTCAAG TATGAGAACATATATTTATTCTCTTCACTTATTGCAGGGTTATAAGAATGTAAAGAACATGGGAGGAGGTTACCTTGCATGGGTGCAGAATGGAATTACTGTCACAAAGCCAAAAGATGAGTTGAAGTGA